The following proteins are co-located in the Halopelagius inordinatus genome:
- a CDS encoding universal stress protein produces the protein MTFVVPFDGSELAEAALVRAVEFASVFEEDVVAVAVIPNRNRDYAREHGWLGPDEAFEMSSVVSKLHRRVVELCPSADFRHEVVDRFAPAGTIARELRRTAEEEGASMVFVGSENAGRIVSPVSSVGRNVAADDSYDVVVVRHRRPTKVKKLRESSPHRHSKSDFYLPD, from the coding sequence ATGACGTTCGTCGTGCCCTTCGACGGGTCGGAACTGGCCGAGGCGGCTCTCGTCCGGGCGGTGGAGTTCGCATCGGTCTTCGAGGAAGACGTGGTAGCCGTCGCGGTGATTCCGAACAGGAACCGCGACTACGCCCGAGAACACGGATGGCTCGGCCCCGACGAGGCGTTCGAGATGTCGTCCGTCGTCTCAAAACTGCACCGGCGGGTCGTCGAACTCTGTCCGAGCGCCGACTTTCGACACGAGGTCGTAGACCGGTTCGCCCCCGCGGGGACGATAGCGCGGGAACTGCGGCGAACGGCCGAAGAGGAGGGCGCCTCGATGGTGTTCGTCGGCAGCGAGAACGCCGGACGCATCGTGTCGCCGGTGAGCAGCGTCGGGCGCAACGTCGCCGCGGACGATTCCTACGACGTAGTCGTCGTCCGTCACCGGCGACCGACGAAAGTGAAGAAACTCAGGGAGTCGTCGCCGCACCGCCACTCGAAGTCGGACTTCTACCTGCCCGACTGA
- a CDS encoding alpha/beta hydrolase family protein, with the protein MDRLNTPRIQKFLSSPLGAVTATGPFESLKMRSLPRQFAGYRLRAAADVALGSGPEAFLREADAPPAPHLHDRIEAALARYAEVREAYEEVTERWEAVFWGDADAGPDRRVALERERRRISDAHARPDDLFGFIARDHHVPPVKYDVPDPSDAAGKWARELADPDRLYGFSDATVTEALPRVTRSATVHGPGTTEFRLRFETPALHVGDTATARVYEPDDAEGDLPTFVFYGGLASLGDLAGYWPEEEAVGRRLAREGYRVVLPDAPWHAHREPRGRYSGEPYLARAPVGMFELYAAASKEAGVFVDWARTEGAPRVGVGGLSLGGTVALHVAGHCDLWAESMRPDFVAPIGMPGAIDQTITSSRLGDAVELGDALSAAGWTGRHLREFAPLLNPPADPALDPERILVVYGSDDDVAPTETAEALVRRWRLPRRNVSEWDGGHFGVLSRLIRGDAYQRTVARELDRQTARAETAPTV; encoded by the coding sequence ATGGACCGACTCAACACTCCGAGAATCCAGAAGTTCCTCTCGTCGCCCCTCGGCGCGGTGACGGCCACAGGCCCGTTCGAGTCGCTGAAGATGCGTTCGCTCCCGCGGCAGTTCGCCGGATACCGCCTCCGCGCGGCGGCGGACGTCGCCCTCGGGTCGGGTCCCGAGGCGTTCCTCCGCGAGGCGGACGCACCTCCCGCCCCGCATCTCCACGACAGAATCGAGGCGGCACTCGCGCGGTACGCCGAGGTTCGCGAGGCGTACGAGGAGGTGACCGAACGCTGGGAGGCCGTCTTCTGGGGCGACGCTGACGCCGGACCGGACCGACGCGTCGCACTCGAACGCGAGCGACGCCGAATCTCCGATGCGCACGCCCGCCCGGACGACCTGTTCGGGTTCATCGCGCGCGACCACCACGTCCCGCCGGTGAAGTACGACGTGCCGGACCCCAGCGACGCCGCGGGAAAGTGGGCGCGGGAACTCGCGGACCCGGACCGTCTCTACGGCTTTTCGGACGCCACCGTGACGGAGGCGCTCCCGCGCGTCACCCGGTCTGCGACGGTCCACGGCCCGGGGACGACGGAGTTCAGACTGCGGTTCGAGACGCCGGCGTTACACGTCGGCGACACCGCCACCGCCCGCGTCTACGAACCGGACGACGCGGAGGGGGACCTGCCGACGTTCGTCTTCTACGGCGGACTGGCGTCTCTCGGCGACCTGGCCGGCTACTGGCCCGAAGAGGAGGCCGTGGGTCGCCGCCTCGCCCGAGAGGGGTACCGCGTCGTCCTCCCCGACGCGCCGTGGCACGCCCACCGCGAACCGCGCGGGCGGTACAGCGGCGAACCGTACCTCGCACGCGCGCCGGTGGGGATGTTCGAACTCTACGCCGCGGCGTCGAAGGAGGCGGGCGTCTTCGTCGACTGGGCGCGGACGGAGGGCGCACCCCGCGTCGGCGTCGGCGGCCTCAGTCTCGGCGGCACCGTCGCCCTCCACGTCGCCGGGCACTGTGACCTGTGGGCCGAGTCGATGCGGCCGGACTTTGTCGCTCCGATAGGGATGCCGGGCGCGATAGACCAGACCATCACGTCGAGTCGGTTGGGCGACGCCGTCGAACTCGGCGACGCCCTCTCTGCGGCCGGATGGACGGGCCGCCACCTTCGGGAGTTCGCTCCCCTCCTCAATCCGCCCGCGGACCCGGCGCTCGACCCCGAACGGATACTCGTCGTCTACGGATCCGACGACGACGTCGCTCCGACGGAGACCGCAGAGGCCCTCGTCCGCCGGTGGCGACTCCCGCGCCGAAACGTCTCCGAGTGGGACGGGGGACACTTCGGCGTCCTCTCTCGACTGATTCGGGGCGACGCGTACCAACGGACGGTGGCGCGCGAACTCGACCGGCAGACGGCGCGGGCGGAGACGGCTCCGACCGTCTGA
- a CDS encoding DMT family transporter: MNPLARFGSAGRDAALFLTLACFWGTSFVAIEVGLPYFPPMLFAAIRYAAAGAIILGYAAVSADRLLPRGRDEFLSVAIAGGLIIAAYHALLYLGQMHVPGAVSSVVVSLSPVLTAVFAAIVLDESLDRFGVLGFLLGIAGVVVVADPDPANLLSADILGIGLIFLGCVTFAFGAVIGRPLRVSLPTESMQAWAMLLGAVILFGASFARGESVASVEWTVPAVASLAYLTLVSGVVAFLIYFTLLDRVGATEVNLIGYLEPVVASTVSWAILDHAISGQTLVGFLAVFAGFALVKRDAFRARLGLGDSPSPSTSSHGYDAD, encoded by the coding sequence ATGAATCCACTCGCTCGATTCGGTTCTGCAGGACGCGACGCGGCGTTGTTTCTCACGCTCGCGTGCTTCTGGGGCACCTCGTTCGTCGCTATCGAAGTCGGACTACCGTACTTTCCGCCGATGCTGTTTGCGGCCATCCGGTACGCGGCGGCGGGTGCGATTATCCTGGGCTACGCTGCCGTCTCGGCCGACCGCCTTCTCCCGCGCGGGCGTGACGAGTTCCTGAGCGTCGCCATCGCCGGCGGTCTGATAATCGCCGCCTATCACGCTCTCCTCTATCTCGGTCAGATGCACGTTCCGGGCGCCGTCTCCTCGGTGGTCGTCAGCCTCTCTCCGGTACTGACGGCCGTCTTCGCGGCCATCGTCCTCGACGAGTCGCTGGACCGATTCGGCGTGCTCGGCTTTCTGCTCGGCATCGCGGGCGTCGTCGTCGTCGCGGACCCCGACCCGGCGAACCTCCTGTCTGCGGACATCCTCGGTATCGGCCTCATCTTCCTCGGATGCGTGACGTTCGCCTTCGGGGCCGTCATCGGCCGTCCGCTTCGGGTGAGTCTACCGACGGAGTCGATGCAGGCGTGGGCGATGCTCCTCGGCGCGGTCATCCTCTTCGGAGCGTCGTTCGCCCGCGGCGAATCCGTCGCGAGCGTCGAGTGGACGGTCCCCGCCGTCGCCTCGCTGGCGTATCTGACGCTCGTCTCCGGCGTCGTCGCCTTCCTCATCTACTTCACCCTCTTGGACCGCGTCGGCGCGACGGAGGTGAACCTCATCGGATATCTCGAACCGGTCGTCGCCTCGACGGTGAGTTGGGCGATTCTCGACCACGCTATCAGCGGGCAGACGCTCGTCGGCTTTCTCGCCGTCTTCGCCGGGTTCGCACTCGTAAAGCGCGACGCCTTCCGCGCGCGCCTCGGACTGGGTGATTCGCCGTCGCCCTCCACGTCGTCGCACGGTTACGACGCCGACTGA
- a CDS encoding Lrp/AsnC family transcriptional regulator, with amino-acid sequence MDERDIRLLKAISDLETGSPERLHEETDIPVSTIHYRLNNLRDAGVIENDLYDLDIEKVGLDVTVLVEILADYSGSHHDFEEKILDVEGVTQAYFTMGETDFIVVAHLSGREMVERLITDFETIEEVQRTNSTFVISTLRDSHRALQNYSLETLLDELLDEEK; translated from the coding sequence ATGGACGAACGAGACATCCGCCTGTTGAAGGCGATATCCGACTTAGAGACGGGGAGTCCCGAGAGACTCCACGAGGAGACCGACATCCCCGTCTCGACGATCCACTACCGACTCAACAATCTCCGCGATGCGGGCGTCATCGAGAACGACCTGTACGATTTGGACATAGAGAAGGTCGGACTCGACGTGACCGTTCTCGTCGAGATTCTCGCGGACTACAGCGGGTCGCACCACGACTTCGAAGAGAAGATTCTCGACGTCGAAGGCGTGACGCAGGCGTACTTCACCATGGGTGAGACGGATTTCATCGTCGTCGCGCATCTCTCGGGCAGGGAGATGGTCGAGCGACTCATCACCGACTTCGAGACGATAGAGGAGGTCCAACGGACGAACTCCACGTTCGTCATCTCGACGCTCCGGGACAGTCACCGGGCGCTACAGAACTACAGTCTGGAGACGCTTCTCGACGAACTCCTCGACGAGGAGAAGTAA
- a CDS encoding DHH family phosphoesterase: protein MSAGVTISSMSTYAILGCGSVGHAVAEELAEEGKSVLILDKDESRVEALRDQDLNAQTTDIADPSVAEVVADRNVVLILSSDVEANKAAVSAIRENGGEQFIVVRASDPVSEDELAELGADVVINPSEVIADSALRSLESGELEYKARQLADILEGTEDGLAILTHDNPDPDSIASAVALQAIASEYSIESDILYDGEIGHQENRAFVNLLGIELVRLSDAPPLSEYGAVALVDHMKSSEPEVNAEIDIFIDHFEPDEEIDAAFMDVRPNVSSTSTILTKYIQEFDLSPSEAVATALLYGVRAETLDFKRETTPADLTAAAYLYPFANHDTLEQVESPSMSAETLDVLAEAIQNREVQGSHLVSNAGFIRDRDALGQAAQHLLKLEGITTTAVFGIADEKIYLSARSKDIRMNIGKVLQDAFEGIGDAGGHSTQGSVEIPLGIFTGIETNEDNRGTLLQLTEEAVRRKLFEGMGVESSDSSNGS, encoded by the coding sequence ATGAGTGCTGGGGTCACTATCTCCTCGATGTCTACGTACGCCATACTCGGATGCGGGAGTGTGGGTCACGCGGTGGCCGAGGAGCTAGCGGAGGAGGGCAAGAGCGTGCTCATCCTCGACAAGGACGAGAGCCGGGTCGAGGCGCTCCGCGACCAAGACCTGAACGCACAGACGACCGACATCGCGGACCCGTCCGTCGCGGAGGTGGTCGCGGACCGCAACGTGGTCCTCATCCTCTCGTCGGACGTGGAGGCGAACAAAGCCGCCGTCTCGGCCATCCGGGAGAACGGCGGCGAGCAGTTCATCGTCGTCCGGGCCTCCGACCCCGTCTCGGAGGACGAACTCGCCGAACTCGGGGCCGACGTCGTCATCAACCCCTCCGAGGTCATCGCCGACTCCGCGCTTCGGTCGCTCGAATCGGGCGAACTGGAGTACAAAGCGCGGCAGTTGGCCGACATCCTCGAAGGGACGGAAGACGGACTCGCCATCCTCACCCACGACAATCCGGACCCCGACTCCATCGCGAGTGCGGTGGCTCTGCAAGCCATCGCGTCGGAGTACAGTATCGAGTCCGATATCCTCTACGACGGCGAAATCGGTCACCAGGAGAACCGCGCGTTCGTCAACCTCCTCGGCATCGAACTCGTTCGTCTCTCGGACGCGCCGCCCCTCTCGGAGTACGGCGCGGTGGCGCTCGTAGACCACATGAAGTCCTCGGAACCGGAGGTCAACGCGGAGATAGACATCTTCATCGACCACTTCGAACCGGACGAGGAGATAGACGCCGCATTCATGGACGTTCGACCGAACGTCTCGTCTACGTCGACCATCCTCACGAAGTACATCCAGGAGTTCGACCTGAGCCCGAGCGAAGCGGTCGCGACGGCGCTTCTGTACGGAGTCCGGGCTGAGACGCTCGACTTCAAGCGCGAAACGACGCCCGCGGACCTCACCGCGGCGGCGTATCTCTACCCCTTCGCCAACCACGACACCCTCGAACAGGTAGAGTCGCCCTCCATGTCCGCCGAGACGTTGGACGTGCTCGCGGAGGCCATCCAGAACCGCGAGGTACAGGGGAGTCACCTCGTCTCGAACGCGGGGTTCATCCGCGACAGAGACGCGTTGGGACAGGCGGCCCAACATCTGCTCAAACTCGAAGGCATCACGACGACGGCGGTGTTCGGCATCGCGGACGAGAAAATCTACCTCTCGGCTCGGTCGAAGGACATCCGGATGAACATCGGGAAGGTCCTGCAGGACGCCTTCGAGGGTATCGGCGACGCTGGTGGCCACTCGACGCAGGGGTCGGTCGAGATTCCGCTCGGCATCTTCACGGGTATCGAGACGAACGAGGACAACCGCGGTACCCTGCTTCAACTCACCGAGGAGGCCGTTCGCAGAAAGCTCTTCGAGGGGATGGGCGTCGAGAGTTCCGACAGCAGCAACGGGAGCTAA
- a CDS encoding PRC-barrel domain-containing protein, whose product MDGTPEEITTLVGREVYSNNGVFVGEVEDIRLDLDRQTVTGLALSALNDELFGNRIAPGKGVLIPYRWVRAVGDVILVNDVVERLKEPEEEEEGSLVA is encoded by the coding sequence ATGGACGGGACCCCCGAAGAGATCACGACACTTGTCGGTCGCGAGGTCTACTCCAACAACGGGGTGTTCGTCGGGGAAGTCGAAGATATCCGACTCGACCTCGACCGGCAAACCGTTACGGGACTCGCACTCTCCGCACTCAACGACGAACTGTTCGGAAACCGCATCGCACCCGGGAAGGGCGTGCTCATCCCGTACCGCTGGGTACGCGCCGTCGGCGACGTCATCCTCGTCAACGACGTGGTCGAACGCCTGAAAGAACCGGAAGAAGAAGAAGAAGGCTCGCTGGTCGCCTGA
- a CDS encoding LUD domain-containing protein gives MSKGDSREAKASHIRQLLETEGDAVARNTRGFNAGRYDSVSRLDDYEELKQEARAIKEDAIERLPELIDELRDTVEENGGTLYLAEDAEDANRYVSEVCDERDAERVVKSKSMTSEEIDVNEALEAEGVDVVETDLGEWVLQVAAEAPSHIVAPALHKSREGIADLFNETFEPEEPLETAQELTMFAREHLGTLIEDADVGMTGANFITADTGTVALVTSEGNARKSLAATDTHVAVAGVEKVIPTVEDLQPFVELIGRSGTGQDITSYVSLLTPPMDSPTVDFDDPDTPVTEAETDREFHLVLIDNGRMEMREDEHLEETLYCIRCSACSNSCANFQSVGGHAFGGETYSGGIATGWEAGIEGLDTASEFNDLCTGCSRCVNACPVGIDIPWINTVVRDRINRGESRELDWLVEGLTPDEESGGVDLQKRFFGNFRTAATVGSALAPVSNWAANLGVARTVMAKTLGIDERRDLPEFRRETLKKWFEKRGGADASEKRATTPRAERGSAADGPVRRAVLYPDLYTNHVQVERGKAAVRALEALGVAVVVPDVAPSGRAPLSQGMIATAKKQAREVSDGLGAYLDDGFDVVVVEPSDLAMFDREYERLLPAASQRRLSERSYEVMEYVFGLLENGADADALSSPDPGKADVAYHSHCQQRTLGLEGHTEAVLERLGYDVLTSDVECCGMAGSFGYKSEYYELSMDVGDELRRQFETEEARDRTVVASGTSCLDQLDSLLRRPSRHPVELVAPRP, from the coding sequence ATGAGTAAGGGCGACTCCAGAGAGGCGAAGGCGTCCCACATCCGGCAACTGCTCGAAACCGAGGGCGACGCCGTCGCGCGGAACACCCGCGGGTTCAACGCCGGTCGGTACGACTCCGTCTCCCGCCTCGACGACTACGAGGAACTGAAACAGGAGGCTCGCGCCATCAAAGAAGACGCCATCGAACGCCTCCCCGAACTGATAGACGAACTCCGCGATACCGTAGAAGAGAACGGCGGAACGCTGTACCTCGCGGAGGACGCCGAAGACGCGAACCGCTACGTGAGCGAGGTGTGCGACGAGAGGGACGCAGAGCGCGTCGTGAAGTCGAAGTCGATGACGTCAGAGGAGATAGACGTGAACGAGGCGCTCGAAGCCGAGGGGGTGGACGTGGTGGAGACCGACCTTGGCGAGTGGGTCCTGCAGGTCGCCGCGGAGGCGCCCTCCCACATCGTCGCGCCCGCCCTCCACAAATCCCGCGAGGGCATCGCGGACCTGTTCAACGAGACGTTCGAACCGGAGGAACCGCTCGAAACCGCGCAGGAACTGACGATGTTCGCCCGCGAACATCTCGGAACGCTCATCGAGGACGCCGACGTGGGCATGACGGGCGCGAACTTCATCACCGCCGATACGGGCACAGTCGCACTCGTCACGAGCGAGGGTAACGCCCGAAAGAGCCTCGCGGCGACGGACACCCACGTCGCCGTCGCGGGCGTCGAGAAGGTGATTCCGACGGTCGAGGACCTCCAACCGTTCGTCGAACTCATCGGACGGTCCGGGACGGGCCAAGATATCACCTCGTACGTCTCGCTTCTCACGCCGCCGATGGACTCTCCGACCGTCGATTTCGACGACCCGGACACGCCGGTGACAGAGGCTGAGACGGACCGAGAGTTCCACCTCGTGCTCATCGACAACGGGCGCATGGAGATGCGCGAGGACGAACACCTCGAAGAGACGCTCTACTGCATCCGGTGTTCCGCGTGTTCGAACTCGTGTGCGAACTTCCAGAGCGTCGGCGGCCACGCCTTCGGCGGGGAGACGTACTCCGGCGGCATCGCCACCGGGTGGGAGGCCGGAATCGAGGGCCTCGACACCGCATCGGAGTTCAACGACCTCTGTACGGGCTGTTCGCGGTGCGTCAACGCCTGCCCCGTCGGGATAGACATCCCGTGGATAAACACCGTCGTCCGCGACCGGATAAACCGCGGCGAGAGCCGCGAACTCGACTGGCTGGTCGAAGGGTTGACGCCCGACGAGGAGTCCGGCGGCGTCGACCTGCAAAAGCGGTTCTTCGGCAACTTCCGGACCGCCGCGACGGTCGGAAGCGCCCTCGCGCCGGTGTCGAACTGGGCGGCGAACCTCGGCGTCGCGCGGACGGTGATGGCGAAGACCCTCGGCATCGACGAGCGACGAGACCTGCCGGAGTTCCGGCGCGAGACGCTGAAAAAGTGGTTCGAGAAGCGCGGCGGGGCGGACGCCTCGGAGAAGCGAGCGACGACGCCGCGAGCAGAGCGCGGTTCGGCGGCCGACGGCCCCGTCCGGCGCGCCGTCCTCTACCCCGACCTGTACACGAACCACGTCCAGGTCGAACGGGGGAAAGCGGCCGTCAGAGCGTTGGAAGCGCTCGGCGTCGCCGTCGTCGTCCCGGACGTGGCCCCCTCGGGCCGGGCGCCCCTCTCGCAGGGGATGATTGCGACGGCGAAGAAACAGGCCCGCGAGGTGTCCGACGGACTCGGAGCGTACCTCGACGACGGGTTCGACGTCGTCGTCGTCGAACCGTCGGACCTCGCGATGTTCGACCGCGAGTACGAGAGACTCCTCCCCGCGGCGTCCCAGCGTCGCCTCTCCGAACGCTCCTACGAGGTGATGGAGTACGTCTTCGGACTGCTCGAAAACGGGGCGGACGCCGACGCGCTTTCGTCGCCCGACCCCGGCAAAGCGGACGTCGCCTACCACAGTCACTGCCAGCAACGAACGCTCGGACTGGAGGGACACACGGAGGCGGTGCTCGAACGCCTCGGCTACGACGTTCTCACCTCGGACGTCGAGTGCTGCGGGATGGCGGGGTCGTTCGGCTACAAATCGGAGTACTACGAACTCAGCATGGACGTCGGCGACGAACTCAGACGGCAGTTCGAGACCGAAGAGGCCCGCGACCGAACCGTCGTCGCCTCCGGAACCTCCTGTCTCGACCAACTGGACTCGTTGCTGCGACGGCCCAGCAGACACCCCGTCGAGTTGGTCGCGCCCCGCCCGTGA
- a CDS encoding LUD domain-containing protein, with protein MMTDTAATFEDSLERLDVDWTHAAAGDVPEVLESVCSAPTVGVPLPFDGVSLPEWVNDDPSPSDLREADTGVTAAGIGIADYGSVVLPATPEGTEPVSLFSDTHVTVLRTSDIVPGMPDAFGWLGEEFRAGNDSAIIATGPSATADMGALVKGAHGPKDVHVVMLDE; from the coding sequence ATGATGACTGACACGGCCGCGACGTTCGAGGACTCGCTCGAACGTCTCGACGTCGACTGGACGCACGCCGCCGCAGGGGACGTTCCCGAAGTGCTGGAATCGGTCTGTTCGGCCCCCACCGTGGGCGTTCCGCTCCCGTTCGACGGCGTCTCGCTCCCGGAGTGGGTGAACGACGACCCGTCTCCGAGCGACCTTCGCGAGGCCGACACCGGCGTCACCGCCGCCGGTATCGGTATCGCGGACTACGGGAGCGTCGTCCTTCCGGCGACGCCCGAGGGGACCGAACCGGTGAGTCTGTTCTCCGACACGCACGTGACCGTCCTCCGGACGTCGGACATCGTCCCCGGGATGCCGGACGCTTTCGGGTGGTTGGGCGAGGAGTTCCGCGCCGGAAACGACTCCGCCATAATCGCCACCGGACCGAGCGCTACCGCGGACATGGGCGCACTCGTGAAAGGGGCCCACGGCCCGAAAGACGTCCACGTGGTGATGCTCGATGAGTAA
- a CDS encoding L-lactate permease: MATMTQLLLAVLPLATIAVLMVGFYWPATRAMPVAWLVAIGAGIVGWGMSPTWIAASSILGFITASNILYIVFGAILLLYTLKQTGAFDAINRGFAAVSDDRRVQVVLLVFLMGSFIEAAAGFGTPAAIVGPLLVGLGFPPLAAVVVALTGNLMAITFGAVGTPLIIGMIDVFGDVSFVNEAVQAQGMTVAGWVGNIAVFAASYHVIVGIAVPFIGVAMMTRFFGEQRSIRPALEVLPLTLFAWASFAVPYWLTAYFLGPEFPGLLGSMVGLVVTVGALKAGYFHPDDDWDFAPREMWPDHWVGDIEPGETETGRDVGVAADGGVVQGGNGQMSLTKAWTPYVVLAALLVVTRVWDPLTNFLTSTLVLEWNSILGTSLGDSIQLLYLPGAMFLAVHLVTIPFHSMDGEGVKDAWTETLEKVAPAVVALLFAVATVQIMLQSGTATGSEGMLIVLSNTMADFTGALYPFLAPWVGALGAFLAGSNTVSDILFGTFQYGVADSIGTPKTIMLGAQAVGGAIGNLIAVHNVVAALAVVGLVGQEGRVIRLELIPLVYYATFTGLLALLFSYVLFPGVF, translated from the coding sequence ATGGCGACCATGACGCAACTGTTGCTCGCGGTGCTTCCACTCGCCACCATCGCCGTTCTGATGGTCGGGTTCTACTGGCCCGCGACGCGGGCGATGCCGGTGGCGTGGCTCGTCGCCATCGGCGCGGGAATCGTCGGGTGGGGGATGTCTCCGACGTGGATCGCCGCGTCGAGCATCCTCGGGTTCATCACCGCCTCGAACATCCTCTACATCGTCTTCGGCGCCATACTGCTTCTGTACACGCTGAAGCAGACGGGTGCCTTCGACGCCATCAACCGCGGCTTCGCCGCAGTCAGCGACGACAGGCGAGTGCAGGTCGTCCTGTTGGTGTTCCTGATGGGGTCGTTCATCGAGGCGGCCGCCGGGTTCGGGACGCCCGCGGCCATCGTCGGACCGCTTCTCGTCGGCCTCGGCTTCCCGCCGTTGGCCGCCGTCGTCGTCGCGTTGACGGGGAACCTGATGGCCATCACGTTCGGGGCCGTCGGTACGCCCCTCATCATCGGGATGATAGACGTCTTCGGCGACGTGAGCTTCGTCAACGAAGCCGTCCAAGCGCAGGGGATGACCGTCGCCGGGTGGGTCGGCAACATCGCCGTCTTCGCCGCCTCGTACCACGTCATCGTCGGCATCGCCGTTCCGTTCATCGGCGTGGCGATGATGACGCGCTTCTTCGGCGAGCAACGGTCCATCCGACCGGCGCTCGAAGTGCTACCGCTGACGCTTTTCGCGTGGGCGTCGTTCGCCGTCCCGTACTGGCTCACGGCCTACTTCCTCGGACCGGAGTTCCCCGGCCTCCTCGGTTCGATGGTCGGACTCGTGGTGACCGTCGGCGCTCTGAAGGCCGGCTACTTCCACCCCGACGACGACTGGGACTTCGCTCCCCGAGAGATGTGGCCCGACCACTGGGTCGGCGACATCGAACCCGGAGAGACGGAGACGGGACGAGACGTCGGCGTCGCCGCCGACGGCGGCGTCGTGCAGGGTGGCAACGGCCAGATGTCGCTCACGAAGGCGTGGACGCCGTACGTCGTGTTGGCCGCGCTCCTCGTCGTCACCCGCGTCTGGGACCCCCTGACGAACTTCCTGACCTCGACGCTCGTCTTAGAGTGGAACAGCATCCTCGGGACGAGTCTCGGCGACAGCATCCAACTGCTCTACCTGCCGGGCGCGATGTTCCTCGCCGTCCACCTCGTGACGATTCCGTTCCACAGCATGGACGGCGAGGGGGTAAAGGACGCGTGGACGGAGACGCTCGAAAAGGTCGCACCCGCAGTCGTCGCGTTACTGTTCGCCGTCGCGACGGTGCAGATAATGCTCCAGTCGGGAACGGCGACCGGTAGCGAGGGGATGCTCATCGTCCTCTCGAACACGATGGCGGACTTCACCGGCGCGCTGTACCCGTTCTTGGCCCCGTGGGTGGGCGCACTCGGCGCGTTCCTCGCCGGGTCGAACACCGTCTCCGACATCCTGTTCGGCACGTTCCAGTACGGCGTCGCAGACAGCATCGGCACGCCGAAGACGATAATGCTCGGTGCGCAGGCGGTCGGTGGGGCCATCGGTAACCTCATCGCCGTCCACAACGTCGTCGCTGCCCTCGCCGTCGTCGGACTCGTCGGACAGGAGGGCCGAGTCATCAGACTCGAACTCATCCCGTTGGTGTACTACGCGACGTTCACCGGTCTCTTGGCGTTGCTGTTCAGTTACGTCCTCTTCCCGGGGGTGTTCTGA